The following proteins are co-located in the Bradysia coprophila strain Holo2 chromosome X unlocalized genomic scaffold, BU_Bcop_v1 contig_130, whole genome shotgun sequence genome:
- the LOC119067952 gene encoding cell death abnormality protein 1-like, translating into MNLNQQNRPFINPTAPPPSPPPPYDLVNEELNQSAERLIERRLQHHIKPENDDGVSVPSSNGNGYCGLKRLVILTLVVIIATAAASVISFYMTVAYGHLKQYGKKCSPAEPMSCGTTDLICLNSGVCGCKSSDYKWDRDQEVCVALVNTDAECRKWGWDGTYAIPCTANAVCTDDHHCKCLHYFVAVEHECIATYDGICSSSKDCNQQEFLYCGKSGKCECRPGTVRSQKGNEFGCFVKIGETCSGIMKNLCVDPHSECSKEEICRCNNGYIPSNENTRCGKPANGTCFADGDCADTLSCQKTVLTDQAGLCLCRNTEIFDDTDDKCRIMAGKQCDVADQKQCVENALCKRSTCTCNRGYGLDEASGLCLGTHGTVCESNAECLGSHYFQCSDGICGCDKNHTQYSEATGSCFGNVTDTVCFNDFNCDQQRMYCEPIGKRCTCSAGFKEDNRLCYGEHGTGCAVTGDCFAQEMLTCLEGHCGCNAAFEEWDDSECKLQFNQRCEVPGNRINMKCVGNLTCLNDQTHVNDVFKICGCESKYIVSKDKRSCINIADSVHSSVAAILLMTFIAKYL; encoded by the exons ATGAATCTCAACCAACAAAATAGACCTTTCATCAATCCTACAGCGCCACCACCGAGTCCACCACCACCATATGATCTTGTGAATGAAGAATTAAATCAGTCTGCCGAGCGACTAATTGAACGGCGTCTTCAACATCACATTAAACCTGAAAACGATGATGGTGTATCAGTCCCAAGTTCCAATGGAAATGGTT ACTGCGGACTGAAGAGATTGGTGATTCTGACATTGGTTGTTATTATTGCAACG GCTGCAGCAAGTGTAATATCGTTTTACATGACGGTAGCGTACGGACATCTGAAACAGTATGGAAAAAAGTGTTCACCTGCAGAGCCAATGTCATGCGGAACAACCGATCTGATTTGTCTGAATAGTGGAGTTTGTGGATGTAAAAGTTCGGATTACAAATGGGATCGCGACCAAGAGGTCTGTGTGGCTTTAGTAAATACCGATGCCGAGTGCCGAAAATGGGGATGGGATGGAACTTATGCGATACCATGTACAGCGAACGCCGTCTGTACCGATGACCACCACTGCAAGtgtttacattattttgtcgCTGTGGAACACGAATGTATTGCTACGTACGATGGGATTTGTAGTTCGTCAAAGGATTGCAATCAACAGGAATTTCTGTATTGTGGGAAAAGCGGTAAATGTGAATGTCGCCCGGGAACTGTGCGAAGCCAGAAAGGGAATGAGTTCGgttgttttgtgaaaattggCG AAACCTGCTCCGGCATCATGAAAAATCTGTGCGTAGACCCTCACTCCGAATGCTCCAAGGAAGAAatatgtcgctgcaacaatgGATATATTCCGAGCAATGAAAACACTAGATGTGGCAAGCCAGCTAATGGAACATGTTTTGCTGATGGTGATTGCGCTGACACCTTATCGTGTCAGAAAACTGTGCTTACCGATCAAGCCGGCCTTTGTTTATGTCGTAATACCGAAATTTTCGACGACACAGACGATAAATGCAGAATTATGGCTGGAAAACAATGTGATGTGGCGGACCAAAAGCAATGCGTTGAGAATGCACTTTGCAAGCGTTCAACTTGCACGTGTAACCGGGGCTATGGATTGGACGAAGCGAGTGGATTGTGTCTCGGTACTCACGGAACAGTTTGCGAATCAAATGCGGAATGTTTGGGCTCACATTACTTCCAATGTAGTGATGGCATTTGTGGCTGCGATAAGAATCATACGCAGTACAGCGAGGCAACGGGAAGCTGCTTCGGTAATGTGACTGATACTGTGTgtttcaatgattttaattgCGACCAGCAACGAATGTATTGTGAACCGATTGGGAAGCGATGCACATGCTCGGCGGGATTTAAGGAGGACAaccgactttgttacggtgaACATGGAACCGGATGTGCTGTAACTGGTGATTGCTTTGCTCAGGAGATGTTGACTTGTTTAGAAGGTCATTGCGGTTGTAATGCTGCGTTCGAAGAATGGGATGACAGTGAGTGTAAACTGCAGTTCAATCAGCGCTGTGAGGTGCCAGGAAATAGGATCAATATGAAATGTGTTGGAAATTTAACATGTTTGAATGATCAAACACACGTCAATGATGTGTTTAAGATTTGCGGATGTGAAAGCAAATACATAGTCTCCAAAGACAAGCGATCCTGTATTAACATCGCAGATTCTGTTCACAGTAGTGTAGCAGCAATCTTACTTATGACTTTCATTGCTAAGTATCTGTGa